The following proteins come from a genomic window of Athalia rosae chromosome 1, iyAthRosa1.1, whole genome shotgun sequence:
- the LOC105690650 gene encoding neural cell adhesion molecule 2-like, which yields MSKGTVMRRHFVLVALVIEINLYIAEGDARHQQDSSANNLPVELNGPDGKNEEVLDGPIKEVLAQTGGTATLPCRLTDPGAGIVTWIRRKDRQLLTVGAATHSVDTRFVIRPSTSDWALLIRGVTLQDAGVYECQVATHPVQQNFARLKITEAYSLIPGAPDLHVKQGSSLRLECQLMLATEPPVYVFWYRQGRMINYDAEPGVKVEATKTGSILIVNKTKPSHGGNYTCAPSNARSAYVVVHVIEEEEKPAAMHGGDRRNLSPAILASNFLVSLLATVSWRIPSFTSLYPT from the exons AGGGAGATGCCAGGCATCAGCAGGATTCTAGTGCCAATAATTTGCCCGTTGAGTTGAACGGacccgatggaaaaaatgaagaggttCTTGACGGACCGATAAAGGAGGTTCTGGCGCAGACCGGAGGCACGGCTACTCTGCCGTGCAGGCTCACGGATCCGGGAGCAGGAATA GTGACTTGGATCAGACGCAAGGATCGCCAACTTCTAACCGTTGGAGCCGCAACTCACTCCGTGGACACTCGCTTTGTGATCCGGCCATCCACTTCCGATTGGGCCCTTCTTATTCGGGGTGTTACTCTACAGGACGCCGGGGTTTACGAGTGTCAG GTGGCCACTCATCCAGTGCAGCAGAATTTCGCTCGCCTCAAGATCACCGAAGCCTATTCGCTCATACCTGGGGCGCCGGATCTTCACGTTAAACAGGGCTCAAGTCTTCGCTTGGAATGTCAGCTGATGTTGGCCACCGAACCGCCCGTATACGTCTTCTGGTATCGCCAAGGTCGCATGATAAACTACGACGCCGAACCCGGCGTCAAAGTCGAAGCCACGAAAACAGGGTCGATTCTAATAGTAAACAAAACGAAACCCTCCCACGGTGGCAATTACACTTGCGCCCCCAGCAATGCCAGATCCGCGTACGTCGTCGTTCACGTTATAGAAG aGGAAGAGAAGCCGGCCGCAATGCACGGTGGTGATCGGCGAAATTTGAGCCCGGCTATCCTGGCGAGCAACTTCCTCGTCTCTTTGCTGGCGACCGTCAGCTGGAGGATACCCAGTTTTACGAGCCTCTACCCAACGTGA